The following proteins come from a genomic window of Alicyclobacillus dauci:
- the ytvI gene encoding sporulation integral membrane protein YtvI, whose product MRATRHQLELRRYYWRVLEVFLMLAFIVVFALLLGFLMKYILPFVIGWIFAILLIPIVRWMEHRSIPRLTAVLIVLVCTVALVLAVSAGIVIGTAREASAFLVNSQAFVHVESNFIQEKLVATQVLYGQLPTQLSNQIDTTLQQFARGIEASVSRFVSSVLGSFAHLPETLFVGVIGVVTTFFILLRRERMMKSFFRIVPPGWDKKLNSILSDMSRAFLGTIRVQFILMCMSAVLGVIGMYVLGIPYAVLLGILFALTGLVPMLGSALLTVPWAIGALLLGDVSMAIKVIGLQLVISLIRHMVEPKILAESVGLDTLSTLFALYVGLKLIGVVGLFIGPILLIGAKGLLRTHLFVDLLPHFTEVEDESRGGAGS is encoded by the coding sequence TTGCGAGCAACTCGTCATCAATTAGAATTGCGCCGGTATTATTGGCGGGTTTTAGAAGTCTTCTTGATGCTTGCTTTTATTGTGGTATTCGCGCTTTTGCTCGGGTTTTTAATGAAATACATTCTACCGTTTGTCATTGGGTGGATTTTTGCCATTCTGTTGATACCGATCGTGCGATGGATGGAGCACCGGTCCATTCCACGCTTGACTGCCGTGCTCATCGTTCTCGTTTGCACGGTTGCGCTCGTTCTTGCTGTATCGGCGGGTATTGTCATTGGCACCGCACGCGAGGCGTCGGCGTTCCTTGTAAACAGTCAAGCGTTTGTCCATGTTGAGAGTAACTTTATTCAAGAAAAGTTAGTTGCGACGCAAGTCCTCTACGGACAATTACCAACTCAACTTTCCAATCAAATTGACACGACGCTCCAGCAGTTTGCACGTGGTATCGAGGCCTCCGTGAGTAGATTTGTATCATCCGTACTGGGTTCGTTTGCACATTTGCCCGAGACATTGTTTGTCGGAGTTATTGGTGTTGTCACAACGTTTTTCATACTTCTTCGGCGAGAACGCATGATGAAGTCGTTCTTTCGAATTGTTCCACCCGGTTGGGACAAAAAGTTAAACAGCATTTTAAGTGACATGTCGAGAGCATTTTTGGGAACGATTCGCGTCCAATTTATCTTAATGTGCATGTCGGCTGTCCTCGGTGTCATTGGCATGTATGTTCTGGGAATCCCATACGCTGTCTTGCTCGGCATCCTATTTGCGCTAACTGGACTCGTTCCCATGCTGGGATCAGCCCTGTTGACGGTTCCTTGGGCGATTGGTGCACTTCTTCTCGGTGATGTATCCATGGCTATTAAAGTGATCGGGCTCCAACTCGTCATTTCGCTCATACGGCACATGGTCGAACCGAAGATACTGGCGGAGTCCGTAGGCTTGGATACGCTGTCCACCCTGTTTGCTTTATATGTTGGTTTAAAGTTAATTGGAGTTGTCGGATTATTTATTGGGCCGATTTTACTCATTGGTGCGAAAGGTTTACTCCGTACACATCTCTTCGTTGATTTGTTACCTCATTTTACGGAGGTGGAAGATGAGTCGAGGGGAGGAGCCGGGTCTTGA
- a CDS encoding FadR/GntR family transcriptional regulator, whose product MAEQSRGQKLYMQIAEQIRVMIENGGLLPGDRLPPLKTLAEEFACSRATVREALGSLRGQGLVEFRHGDGTYVRTASVEMWMQPLDAAVLLGTDQVKDLIELQTAILAAIASAAAKRRSEQDYSALSRALFDLEASSRHSEHRIASELHFYAVLAECADNAVLENTFRVLQEALRSSLRLLSPKRELGLKTCRAVYDAVQMEQPDVAREIMYGYGEHLLQMARQSRRPKI is encoded by the coding sequence TTGGCTGAACAATCCCGTGGACAAAAACTGTATATGCAAATCGCTGAACAAATTCGGGTAATGATAGAGAATGGTGGACTGTTGCCGGGGGACAGACTTCCTCCGTTAAAGACACTGGCTGAGGAGTTCGCCTGCAGTCGGGCAACTGTCCGTGAAGCACTGGGGTCCTTGCGCGGACAAGGACTGGTGGAGTTTCGCCACGGCGATGGGACATATGTACGTACGGCCAGCGTTGAAATGTGGATGCAACCGCTGGATGCGGCAGTTCTGCTCGGGACCGACCAAGTAAAGGACTTAATTGAACTTCAGACCGCTATCTTGGCCGCCATTGCCTCGGCGGCTGCCAAACGGCGGTCCGAACAGGATTATTCTGCCCTGTCGCGCGCACTGTTTGACTTAGAGGCAAGCAGCCGACACAGTGAACACAGAATCGCCAGTGAACTACACTTCTATGCCGTGCTTGCTGAGTGTGCCGACAATGCGGTATTAGAAAACACCTTTCGCGTGCTTCAAGAGGCCCTGAGAAGCAGTCTTCGACTGTTGAGTCCCAAGCGGGAGCTGGGATTAAAGACCTGTCGCGCGGTCTATGACGCCGTACAAATGGAACAACCGGACGTTGCGCGTGAAATTATGTACGGGTACGGAGAACACCTGCTGCAAATGGCTCGACAAAGCCGTCGGCCCAAAATTTAA